A single genomic interval of Lathyrus oleraceus cultivar Zhongwan6 chromosome 7, CAAS_Psat_ZW6_1.0, whole genome shotgun sequence harbors:
- the LOC127105484 gene encoding uncharacterized protein LOC127105484 encodes MTHLVTRTQLARLVPFIHRPKSSLRTTTSLPQTVTLPQFSTTTDLNLRRKHSPAMDAQPPESHTPAVEGEEFVHIHDLKMESLSDSMVRIDHSSDAVDAASAAPEEASVDVDRTPVALPEELSRNVIVLTCESSAEGGVCDVYLVGTAHVSEESSREVQAIVSLLKPEAVFLELCSSRVSILTLQNLKVPTMREMIENLKKKQNMFGVLYGWFLAKVASKLEVFPGSEFRVAYEEAIKYGGRVILGDRPVQITLKRTWSKMPLWYKTKLVYSLLFQAVFLPSSDDLNKMLKEMDDSDMLTLVIQEMSKEFPTLMETLVHERDQYMSSTLLKVANESRSVVAVVGKGHLQGIKKNWKQPVVMKDLLTVPSPKPAISAMRVLTSVGVGVAGVAIISGIYLSCKK; translated from the exons ATGACTCACCTGGTCACTCGTACTCAACTCGCTCGACTCGTTCCTTTCATTCATCGTCCCAAATCATCACTCAGAACAACCACCTCCCTTCCCCAAACCGTCACCTTACCCCAATTCTCAACCACAACCGATCTCAATCTCCGCCGAAAACACTCGCCGGCAATGGATGCACAACCACCGGAATCCCACACTCCCGCTGTTGAGGGAGAAGAATTCGTCCACATCCACGATCTGAAAATGGAGAGCTTGTCTGATAGCATGGTTCGAATTGATCATTCCTCTGATGCCGTCGATGCAGCTTCGGCTGCCCCTGAAGAAGCCTCGGTGGATGTAGATCGCACCCCGGTTGCGCTTCCGGAGGAACTCTCGAGAAATGTGATCGTGTTGACGTGTGAGTCCTCCGCTGAGGGCGGTGTTTGCGATGTTTACTTGGTCGGTACCGCTCATGTCTCGGAG GAATCAAGCAGAGAAGTTCAAGCTATTGTCAGTTTACTGAAACCAGAG GCTGTCTTCCTCGAATTGTGCTCGAGTCGCGTGTCAATTCTTACCCTTCAAAATCTTAAG GTACCTACTATGAGAGAAATGATtgaaaatttgaagaaaaaacAGAACATGTTCGGAGTACTCTATGGCTGGTTCCTAGCCAAG GTTGCCAGTAAGCTTGAGGTATTTCCTGGCTCTGAGTTTCGTGTCGCATATGAAGAAGCAATCAAGTATGGTGGCAGGGTGATACTCGGTGACCGCCCTGTACAG ATTACATTAAAGAGAACATGGAGTAAGATGCCACTTTGGTACAAGACAAAATTGGTGTACTCTTTACTTTTCCAGGCAGTTTTTTTACCCAGCTCCGATGATCTTAATAAAATG CTAAAGGAAATGGATGACAGTGACATGCTAACTCTTGTTATTCAAGAAATGAGTAAGGAGTTTCCAACTTTAATGGAGACCCTTGTCCACGAACGAGATCA GTACATGTCCTCCACATTATTAAAAGTGGCAAACGAGAGCAGATcagttgttgctgttgttggAAAGGGGCATCTTCAAGGAATAAAGAAGAATTGGAAGCAACCTGTCGTG ATGAAGGATCTCCTGACAGTTCCATCTCCCAAACCGGCTATCTCTGCAATGAGAGTCTTAACATCTGTCGGTGTTGGCGTGGCTGGGGTTGCTATAATATCGGGCATCTATCTTTCATGCAAGAAATGA